CTGCATCATTGGCATCCATATCAAAGCGGAGGGCTACAGTCGGGCCAGGTTTGGCAAACCGCATCACGCCAACCACGCCGGTCTTGCCGCCCTGCATGATATTTACCCACTTGGGATTGGCCCCCTGGGCCAGGGCCCGCTCGGCGTGCTTTTTCAATTCCTGCAATGACGGTACTCCCATCATGGCAGCGGCATCAATCGCCTGATCTCCTGCCAGTACCTCATATTCCAGAGAACTCAGTGTATCAGCAACGATGGAGGCGGTACGGAACTCTGTCCAGGCGCTTTCCGCGAATTTATGAAAGTCCCGCCGCCGTTCCACTGTTTTTTTCTCTACTGCCTGCGCCAGTTTGATCACGCTTGCATCCAACATAGCCATTACCTCCCCATTTCTTTAAACCGTGCATTAATACGAAAATCATGATAAGGGCACCCTAAAGGCGCCCACTGTACAGTCCGTAATTTCTGTATGTATGCTTGTTTTTCCTGCAAAATTCAGATAAAGAAATAATTTTCCCATATTGAAATACCACTATGAAAAAAATAAAAGCGTATGGGAGATATCCTCTCTCATACGCTTCATTGCGCATATACTTTGGTGCGGTTGGTGAGATTTGAACTCACACGAGTTGCCTCGCCACCCCCTCAAGATGGTGCGTCTGCCGTTCCGCCACAACCGCGTTCAAATAACAGATTTTATGGTGCGGCCGAGTGGATTTGAACCACCACGAGGTTGCCCCCACTAGCTCCTGAGGCTAGCGCGTCTGCCGTTCCGCCACGGCCGCATCTGTCATACGACAATGAAGTAATATTAACACAAGATTGACAAAGCGTCAATACCCTTGTCTATAAAATTGTATCAAGATTTTACGGGGCAGCAAAGCCGATTTGCCAGGAATTCCAGAGCGCACCGCCATTGACCGTCGGTTGGTAGTTCACGATACTATGTTTGGTTACGCCCAACTCAGTCCGGAAATACAGAGGAATGGCTGGCCAATCTTGCAGCATCAGTTCCTGTACCCGGTAATACATTTGCTGGCGCGCCATTACATCCATTGTTTGGAAAGCCTGGTCGGTCAAATTGTCTACTTCAGGATTTCGCCAGCCGGAGTAATTCTTACCCAAGTACTGATTGTGAGGCGCGGGAATACTGCGGGAATGCCAAAGTCCTCGATTATCAGGGTCCTGTCCTAATTGCCAGGCATACATTGCCGCGTCAAACCTTCTGCCCGGCAAAACAGTAGAAAACAGCTGTTTAGAGTCTATAAAACGAAGCGAAACTTCTATGCCCAATTCTTTCAACTGCTGGGCAACAGCCTGAGCGGCAATTTCCCGAGTTTTATTGCCATTAGTAGTCATCAGGGAAATGGCCAGTTTGCGCCCATCCTTGACAAAAACATTGTCTGTTCCCAGTTTCCAGCCTGCCTGAGTAAGCGTCTCACGGGCCGCCGTCAGATTGCGAGCCGCAGGCTGAAGCGCCGGATTGCAGCCCCATGAAAAAGCAGCCTGATCCGTTGCTGCAACCGAAGCGGTTCCCTTTAAGGCGGCATTGATAATCGCCTGCCTGTCTAACCCCAGTGCAATAGCGGTTCGTACCTGAACATCCCGCAGCAGCGGAGAGTCCATATTCAAGTCCAGATGCTCCCAAACAAGGGTCGGAGAAAAAAACGAACGAACCCCGTCCATGGCTTTAATTTGTTCCAGATAGGCCAAATCAAGACCGCCGACAATATCGATCTGACCGGCTTTTAGCTGGGTCAAAAGGACATTCAGGTCGGGAATGATTCTGTAAAGGATACTGTCCAATACCGGCTTGCCTAAGTGATAGTTGTGGTTTGCATCCAGAGTGATATCCTCGCCAATACGCCATTGTTTAAAGATAAACGGCCCGGTTCCCACCGGCGCCCGGTGAAAGGCTGTTTTGGCAAAATCCGCCGATTGCAGCAAATGCTTGGGTAAAATAGCGGAAAACAGGGTCAGATAGGGAGGATACTGCTGGCGAAATTTCATTACAACAGTATATTTGTCCACTGCTTCTACCGAAAGAATCTGATCGTATCCTTCCCGCGTTACAATGTTGTTTCTAGGATTCATGATGACCTGCCAGGTAAAAACCACATCGTCAGCCGTAAACGGCACACCGTCATGCCAGAGAACATTCTGCCGCAACCGGTAGGTCACAGTACGGCCATCTGCGCTTACGCCGCCATTTTGCAGAGAAGGCACTTCCGTCGCCAGGTCGGCGAACCATTCCCCTTTGTCATTCATTCGGACTAAGCCGCTGAAAACCAGACTGGCCACTTCCTTGGCGCTGACCAGGTCAGATAACAAAGGATTTAACGTGTTGGGTTCATAGCTGCTGGCAAAGACCAGTCGCCCGCCCGGCATTACCGGGCTTTTTTTCTGAGAATCCTGAGGGGCGGACTTGTTGCTGCAGGCAGCGCTAAATATCAGCAATCCGAAAGCTAACATAATACAAAGCATCTTTTTCAATTGCAAACTACACCTCTATCTCCCATACAGGTCTTGATAACGCTGTTTATGATACAACACTTTACCAACGTATTCCCTCGTTTCTTTAAAAGGAATCTGGGAGGCATCAGAAAATCCCATGGTCCAGCCATATTTTTTCATCCATTCCTTTACATTGCCTCTCCCTCCATTGTAGGCAGCCAGCATCAAAACTTCATTGTTTTCGAATTCATGCTTTAGAGATGCCAGGTACCAGGTACCAAGGCGAATATTCATTTCCGGCTGGGTAAGGGTCTCAGGTGTAAAACCGACAGTCTTGCTTTGTTCAGCCACCCATTGGGCTGTTTCCGGCATCATTTGCATCAGGCCCAAAGCCCCTTTGGGCGACTGTGCTTCCGGTATAAATTTACTTTCCGTCCTTATGACTGCCGCTACCAGATAAGGATCCACTTCATTCTCCAATGCATAATGGTAAATGGTGCTCCGATAGAGAAAGGGGTAGAGGAAAGTCTCTTGAAACCAATCGCTGCGGTAAATGAACACCCCGCTTATCACCAAAAAAAGACACATTGTCACCAGGAGTTTCACCCGGGTGAGACCTTGCAAAATCATCCACTCCGTTATTATACTCGTTACAGAATATGTATCGGAAACTCAAAAAATGTTTTTATTTCTGTTGTTCTCCCGCCTGGTTCCGTACTCGGTTACAGGCCTGAATTACTTGCTCGCGGGTACACTCCGGCGTATCACCGTTGTCAATGACCAAGTCTGCCCTGGCCTTTTTTTCTTCCAGGCTCATCTGAGAGCCTATGCGCACCAGCGCTTCAAGATCGGAAAGGCGGTCCCGCTGCATCAGACGAGCTAACTGGGTCGCTTTACTCACATAAACAACCCAGATCTGATCCGCCATTTTGTCCCAGCCAACCTCAAACAATAAAGGTACGTCCAATACAATAATATCGTAGCCCTCATTTTTCCCCTGGGCAATACGTTCCTGTACCAGCTGCAGAATATAGGGATGAGTGGATTGTTCCAGCAGCAATTTTTTCACGGGATCATGGAAAATAATATTTCCCAGTTGTTTACGGTCAATCTGGTCATCTTCCAACAATACCGTCCGGCCAAAGTTTCCGATAATCTTGTACCAGGCCGGCTGCTGCGGCTGCACAGCCTGACGCGCCACCTCATCGGCGTCAATGACAAGTGCGCCGCATTCTTTCAAAACAGCGCTTACGCTACTTTTCCCGCTGGCAATGCCACCGGTCAGGCCAATGATAACCATCATAACCTCCTGCCTGAAGATCGGATGTAATTCTCATCTGTCACCTCGAACCCGGGGCCGTTCAAAAAGGTTCAGATGCAAGAGCAACGCCTGCGTTGCCATACTGAAGAAATTAAGTGACTTTTCGGCTTATGAGAAAACATCCGCTACAACCTATATCCCGAAAAGTAATAAATTCTAATAGCGCGACGAGGACAGGCGTGAGACTGTACATTCGCAGATACGTCGATACTAGAACGATGCAGAGCATCGTTCGATCAGGAGGAACGTAGGCCGCTTGTCGGCGTAGTCACGGGACAAATATCTGTTGCCTGTGAACCCGAAGCGACGCTTTCTGACTGAGCCCGCCCGCAGGAGGCTGAAGTGACGCAGATGGGCCTTTTTCAACGGCCCCCCTAGTGCTGGCACTGGGGGCAATAGTGCGTCCCTCTCCCTGCCGTTTCAATGCGCACTATCGTGCTGCCACATATAGGACAGGCCTGGCCTTTACGGCCATACACCCTGAGATGATGCTGATTGTGACCTTCCTGTCTATAACCGTTGCGATAATCCCGAAAGGTTGTACCGGCATTTTGTAAAGCCTGGCTAATTACCGTGTTAATGGCCTGGTGCAATGCCTCCAATTCATCTGAGTTCAGACTGTTAGCGGGACGTTCAGGATAAATTCCCGCCAATGCCAGGCTTTCATCAGCGTATATATTCCCCAGGCCGCCGATCAGTTCCTGATTGAGGAGCAATGATTTTATTTTCCCCGTGCGGCTGCGAAATATTGCGGCCAGATAGGAAACCGTGAATGGCTCTGATAACGGTTCCGGCCCGAGAGACTCAAGCCCGTGTACACGTCCCAGCTCATGATCCGGCATGACATACCAAGTGCCCAAGGTCCGGGCATCCGAATAAACCAATACCTCTTCCGAATCTAAATGCAAGCGGATGCGTTCAAACCGGTCAGTTACATGGCCGGCTTCGGCGATATATAACTGCCCGGTCATTCTCAGGTGAATAATGAGTGTAATATCCCCCTGCAAGCGCAAGAGCAAGTATTTTCCTTTTCTCTCCAGCCTGTTGATTTTCTTCTTTAAGACCCTCGCTCGAAATTCATCGGCCGAGGGCCATTTTACCAGCCGTGGCAGGAAAATATCTACTGCCGTAATCTGTTTATCGACAATATGGGATTCCAGATTGCGGCGAATCGTTTCTACTTCAGGCAACTCTGGCATTGAAATCCCTCCACATTTTATTTTGCCGCTGCCCAATTTTCCCCTGTATTAACATCCACCAGCAGCGGCACTGACAACTCTACCGTTTGTTCCATAGCCTGCTTAACCAGACTGGCTACTTCATCTTTTTCTTCTTCTGTCACTTCGAACAGCAGTTCATCGTGTACCTGTACCAGCATGCGGCTTTTGAGCCTTCTCTCTTGCATCAGGGCATATACATCCACCATGGCCTTCTTGATAATATCGGCAGCGGTCCCCTGAATCGGCGTATTCATGGCCGTTCTTTCGGCAAAAGACCGCAGGCTGAAATTGCTGTTGTTAATGTCCGGCAGGTAGCGCCGCCGGCCGAACAATGTGGATACATACCCCTGTTCCTTAGCCATGGCAACGGATTGTTCCATATACTTTTTCACGCCGGGATATCGGGAAAAATAGCTCTCAATATATAGAGCGGCTTCTTTGCGCGCAACCCCAATATCACGCGATAAACCGTAATCGCTAATCCCATAGACAATGCCGAAGTTGACCGCTTTGGCTTTGGAGCGCATCGGCGGAGTCACCTCCGCCATTGATACCCCGAATACTTCAGAAGCGGTTCTGGTATGAATATCCTGGTTTTGCCGAAAGGCGTCGATCAGGTTGGCATCGTCTGACATATGGGCTAAAACGCGCAGTTCAATCTGTGAATAATCCGCCGATAAAATCAGATTCCAATCACGTCCGGGAATAAACAATTCCCGGATACGGCGCCCTTCTTCCGTACGAACGGGGATATTTTGCAGATTGGGTTCCGAACTGCTTAACCGGCCCGTAGTAGTAACGGTTTGGTTAAAGGTAGTATGAATTCGTCCGGTAAGAGAATTCACCAGAATCCCCATGCCGTCCAGATAGGTGGATTTCAATTTGGTTAGCATCCGATAATTCAGCAGATACTCTATTACCGGGTGCCTGCCTAATAGCTTGTCCAGCACTTCCGCATCGGTAGAATAGCCGGTCTTGGTTTTTTTGATGACTGGCAGTTGCAATTTATCAAATAGCAACGCCCCTAATTGTTTCGTAGAATTCACGTTAAATTGTTCACCGGAGATGGCATAGATAGCAGCCAATAACTTTTCAATCTTGGCCGACAAATCCCGATTTATGGTTTTTAAATGTTCTGTGTCAACTGTAATGCCACCTGTCTCCATCGCTGACAGAATATCAACCAAAGGAACTTCGATATCGGCAAAGAGAGAAAATAATCCGGCCGATTCCAGGCGCTGTCTAAAAACAGGGTACAAGGCTTCGATGGTGCGAGCAGCCCAGACGGCAAAATCAGAAGACTGACTGTCGCCAGCCGTAACATTTGCCATCTGTGAGAGGTATTGGTGACTTAATACATTCAATGAATAGTCAGTGGCAGAGGGCTCAATCAGATAAGCGGCAATAATGGTGTCAAAGGCCAGATGACGGCATGGCGCCCCCATCTGACGGCAACTATTCAATAGTTGTTTCCCGTCATGGGTCATTTTAGCCACAGACGAATCCGCCAGTAAGGAAAGGATCCCATCCCAGCAGGCAGAATCAGCGGGCACATATACTGCCTGGCCCTGACAGCTGACAGCCATGCCATCCACTGTCAGAGCCGGAACCGCTCCGCTCACGACTGGAAATACCGCCAGGCAAGAATCAGTCCTTAGACTTTTCCGTATCTCCGCTAAATCTTCAGCAGAAACGGCAATTTGGGCAGTTGGCAGACTATGCTCCTCAAGGGCCGGGATAGTTTTGCCGGCGGTCAGGCCTGTCAGGCGGGGAATAAGGCTTTGAAACTCCAGCAGAATAAACAGTTCCTGCAATTTGGCCATATCCGGCTGGAACTTATAGCTTTCGGCCTCAAAGGCAAGGGGCATATCACAGACAATCGTAGCTAATTTTTTGGATAACAAGGCAATTTCAACACTGTTTGCCAGAGTCTCCTGCAGCTTTTTCCCCGATACCTGATCCAGATGCTGCAGCACAGCTTCCATATCACCGAATTGCTGCAGTAATTTCAGTGCGGTCTTTTCGCCGATCCCGGCTACGCCCGGGATGTTGTCGGAAGGGTCTCCCATGAGGCCTTTCATATCGATAAATTGTTTGGGAGTTATACCATACTTAGCGAAAAAGGTTTCCGGGTTAAAAACTTCCAAATCCGTAATCCCTTTACGGGTAAGCATGACCTGTACGCCGGGTTTAACCAACTGTAACGCATCTTTGTCTCCGGTTACGATCAGCACATCAAACCCATGTTGTTCTGCCTGACAAGCTACAGTGCCAATAATGTCATCCGCCTCATATCCGGCTTCTTCTAGAACTTTGATGCCAAAGGCCTCAACCAAGCGGCGCACATAGGAAAACTGCTCGGCCAGTTCAGAAGGAGTCGCCTGGCGATGGGCTTTATAGGCCTGGTAGAATTCATTGCGAAAGGTAATCCTGCTCTTATCAAAGGCGACAGCCACGGCATCGGGCTTTACATTTTCCAACAGCTTCAGCAACATGGTGGTAAAACCGTATACAGCGTTAGTATAAATACCGCCGGCCGTTGAAAGAATCGGTAAGGCGTAAAAAGCGCGATGAACTAAACTGCTGCCGTCAATAATCATAAATTTCGTGGACATAAACCCACCTCATACCTCATTGTTACTCGCTAACTTTTTATATATTGGCTGTCCGTCGGGAAAACCCTTTATAGTTTATTGTCTGCCCCTGTTTTTCTATGCGCTCACAGAAAAAGACGGAAACTAATCGTTTCCGCCCTGAGGGTAAGTCAGTTCAACGCTTCGGGCTGCTTCGTTCCAATAAACATATGCTTGAAAATATTCAAATATATGAGTAATGGGAATATAAGGCTGACCGTTAACCATTTCAACCGGAACCCGCCGTCCGCGTATCGTGAGTGTGAGGGTTTCCGCATCCCAGCTGATTTTTTGCCCCAGTGCCTGAGCCAGAGGCAGCACCGGGACGCTGGGCACCTTCCCCATGTGTGGTGGTTCTCCGTTCATTGGGATTCCGTTTAGAAACCATGTTAATATTTCCATTTCAATTGTATTGGTATCAGGTCGGTATTGCTGCTGTCCGCCAAACAAAACAGGAATATTTTCCGAGGCTACGTACAGCACCCCTCCTCTTATTTTTCCGCTGGCAAACCGGGATCCCCAACGGACCAACTGGTTCTTTGCATCCCAGGTGATCGCCGTCCTCATTTCATTAGCTACCTCCTTTACCGGCACATACTTGACTTCTCCGGTGGAAAAGCCCTTGGGACCAAGCTGCTTACCGTTCAGCATCAACTGATGGAAATATGCCAATATTATCTGATGTTCTGTTCCGGTTTTCATCAGATTCTGAATGTCTCTCTCTGTCAGCAAACCGCCGCAACCGGACTCTTCCAATTTCTTCACTACATCATCTGGGGTAATACTACGGTAATTGTATAAATCGGGATAGATGCTGAGAGTGGCTTTTCCCCGCCGGTCTATGCATATCCGTATGCGCTCATATGTGATGCTGACCGAAGTGCCCAATGATACCATTTCAAACAATTCTTCCACATCCGGCTCACGCATGCGTATGCATCCGTTAGAAACAGCCAAACCAATGGACCAGGGAGCATTGGTGCCATGAATACCGTAAGCGGGCAGAAACTCTATCCAGCGGTATCCCAGAGGGTTATGGGGGCCCGACGGAACCGCCTGGCCGCCATTTGGAGGATACCACCAGGGATTTACGTCCAAGCTTGTAATCTTAAACTGCCCTAACGGAGTTGGTGTTAAAGGGCTTCCAATGGCTACCGGATACTGTTTGACAAAATCGCCGCAATAATACTCTAACGTTCGACTGGGGAGATTCACTATGATTTTCTTTTCTGATGTTTGCGCCATAGCAGACGTCATTCCTAAAATAACATACAAAAATATCCCCAAAAGAAAAAAACATCGCCCCATCCGCATAGAGAAATCCCTTCTTTGCTAAAGTATTTTAGCAGTAATAACATATATGTGGGATACTCTATGCCTATGACACGATGTTAAATTATGTCACACGAAGTTACTGAAGGTTAAGAATTTGTTGATACGTAGTAGATAGTTGCCGTTTTTGCGATTCCACCAGTGGTAAATAAACCAAGACCTTGGTCCCTTTCCCGGTAGAAGTAATGTGAATGAACCCCTTATGCTCATGAATGATTCTATGAGCAATGGGCAGCCCCAAGCCCATGCGGTCCAACTTCGTTGTATAGAACGGCTCAAATATTTTATGCAGTATATGGGGAGTAATGCCGCTGCCCGTATCGGTTACGGAAACAACCATCATATTGGAATCAGAATGGATCCATGTTCTGATTCCCAGCTGCCCGGCGTCAGGCATGGCTTCTACCGCATTCTGCATAATGTTGACCATTGCCTGTTTTAAGAGGTTGCTGTCCGCGCTAATATGCGGTATAGAAGCCGCAAGCTGTTTATCAATTTCAATGTTTTCTCCGCCCAGTTCCTTAAATGTCAACAATAAGCTCTCTTCCACAATCTTATTGACATCAACCCCCGGCTCTCTCTGCACAGGCGGTTTGGCAAATAAGACAAGCTCCTTGACCACATTATTGATATAGGACACTTCGCCCAAGAGCATTTCTAACACATCGCGCCGCACCATATACTGGTCATTTTCCAGTCTGTTGAGCATGACCTGCAGGTACCCGCCGATCGTGGTTAACGGAGTGCGGACATGATGGGCGACTCCGGCTGCTAATTCGGCCATGGCCATTAATAATTGGGTGGTCTGGATTTGTTT
This genomic stretch from Acetonema longum DSM 6540 harbors:
- the polA gene encoding DNA polymerase I, translating into MSTKFMIIDGSSLVHRAFYALPILSTAGGIYTNAVYGFTTMLLKLLENVKPDAVAVAFDKSRITFRNEFYQAYKAHRQATPSELAEQFSYVRRLVEAFGIKVLEEAGYEADDIIGTVACQAEQHGFDVLIVTGDKDALQLVKPGVQVMLTRKGITDLEVFNPETFFAKYGITPKQFIDMKGLMGDPSDNIPGVAGIGEKTALKLLQQFGDMEAVLQHLDQVSGKKLQETLANSVEIALLSKKLATIVCDMPLAFEAESYKFQPDMAKLQELFILLEFQSLIPRLTGLTAGKTIPALEEHSLPTAQIAVSAEDLAEIRKSLRTDSCLAVFPVVSGAVPALTVDGMAVSCQGQAVYVPADSACWDGILSLLADSSVAKMTHDGKQLLNSCRQMGAPCRHLAFDTIIAAYLIEPSATDYSLNVLSHQYLSQMANVTAGDSQSSDFAVWAARTIEALYPVFRQRLESAGLFSLFADIEVPLVDILSAMETGGITVDTEHLKTINRDLSAKIEKLLAAIYAISGEQFNVNSTKQLGALLFDKLQLPVIKKTKTGYSTDAEVLDKLLGRHPVIEYLLNYRMLTKLKSTYLDGMGILVNSLTGRIHTTFNQTVTTTGRLSSSEPNLQNIPVRTEEGRRIRELFIPGRDWNLILSADYSQIELRVLAHMSDDANLIDAFRQNQDIHTRTASEVFGVSMAEVTPPMRSKAKAVNFGIVYGISDYGLSRDIGVARKEAALYIESYFSRYPGVKKYMEQSVAMAKEQGYVSTLFGRRRYLPDINNSNFSLRSFAERTAMNTPIQGTAADIIKKAMVDVYALMQERRLKSRMLVQVHDELLFEVTEEEKDEVASLVKQAMEQTVELSVPLLVDVNTGENWAAAK
- a CDS encoding lytic transglycosylase domain-containing protein — its product is MILQGLTRVKLLVTMCLFLVISGVFIYRSDWFQETFLYPFLYRSTIYHYALENEVDPYLVAAVIRTESKFIPEAQSPKGALGLMQMMPETAQWVAEQSKTVGFTPETLTQPEMNIRLGTWYLASLKHEFENNEVLMLAAYNGGRGNVKEWMKKYGWTMGFSDASQIPFKETREYVGKVLYHKQRYQDLYGR
- the mutM gene encoding bifunctional DNA-formamidopyrimidine glycosylase/DNA-(apurinic or apyrimidinic site) lyase, with product MPELPEVETIRRNLESHIVDKQITAVDIFLPRLVKWPSADEFRARVLKKKINRLERKGKYLLLRLQGDITLIIHLRMTGQLYIAEAGHVTDRFERIRLHLDSEEVLVYSDARTLGTWYVMPDHELGRVHGLESLGPEPLSEPFTVSYLAAIFRSRTGKIKSLLLNQELIGGLGNIYADESLALAGIYPERPANSLNSDELEALHQAINTVISQALQNAGTTFRDYRNGYRQEGHNQHHLRVYGRKGQACPICGSTIVRIETAGRGTHYCPQCQH
- a CDS encoding L,D-transpeptidase family protein, producing the protein MAQTSEKKIIVNLPSRTLEYYCGDFVKQYPVAIGSPLTPTPLGQFKITSLDVNPWWYPPNGGQAVPSGPHNPLGYRWIEFLPAYGIHGTNAPWSIGLAVSNGCIRMREPDVEELFEMVSLGTSVSITYERIRICIDRRGKATLSIYPDLYNYRSITPDDVVKKLEESGCGGLLTERDIQNLMKTGTEHQIILAYFHQLMLNGKQLGPKGFSTGEVKYVPVKEVANEMRTAITWDAKNQLVRWGSRFASGKIRGGVLYVASENIPVLFGGQQQYRPDTNTIEMEILTWFLNGIPMNGEPPHMGKVPSVPVLPLAQALGQKISWDAETLTLTIRGRRVPVEMVNGQPYIPITHIFEYFQAYVYWNEAARSVELTYPQGGND
- the coaE gene encoding dephospho-CoA kinase (Dephospho-CoA kinase (CoaE) performs the final step in coenzyme A biosynthesis.) codes for the protein MMVIIGLTGGIASGKSSVSAVLKECGALVIDADEVARQAVQPQQPAWYKIIGNFGRTVLLEDDQIDRKQLGNIIFHDPVKKLLLEQSTHPYILQLVQERIAQGKNEGYDIIVLDVPLLFEVGWDKMADQIWVVYVSKATQLARLMQRDRLSDLEALVRIGSQMSLEEKKARADLVIDNGDTPECTREQVIQACNRVRNQAGEQQK
- a CDS encoding two-component system sensor histidine kinase NtrB gives rise to the protein MFTSEALNFPAISLVKEDEHKEFCNMAKTGIIYVDKGMKIRNINGEAEKLCSLERSKVIGHRTDQVFRHSNAFLQFFQDAARNEYFTNNIRLTTGEQVRFIHVDAVKLKKPAGEMTGMIVMLQDVSNVRSTLKQIQTTQLLMAMAELAAGVAHHVRTPLTTIGGYLQVMLNRLENDQYMVRRDVLEMLLGEVSYINNVVKELVLFAKPPVQREPGVDVNKIVEESLLLTFKELGGENIEIDKQLAASIPHISADSNLLKQAMVNIMQNAVEAMPDAGQLGIRTWIHSDSNMMVVSVTDTGSGITPHILHKIFEPFYTTKLDRMGLGLPIAHRIIHEHKGFIHITSTGKGTKVLVYLPLVESQKRQLSTTYQQILNLQ
- a CDS encoding peptide ABC transporter substrate-binding protein, with amino-acid sequence MLAFGLLIFSAACSNKSAPQDSQKKSPVMPGGRLVFASSYEPNTLNPLLSDLVSAKEVASLVFSGLVRMNDKGEWFADLATEVPSLQNGGVSADGRTVTYRLRQNVLWHDGVPFTADDVVFTWQVIMNPRNNIVTREGYDQILSVEAVDKYTVVMKFRQQYPPYLTLFSAILPKHLLQSADFAKTAFHRAPVGTGPFIFKQWRIGEDITLDANHNYHLGKPVLDSILYRIIPDLNVLLTQLKAGQIDIVGGLDLAYLEQIKAMDGVRSFFSPTLVWEHLDLNMDSPLLRDVQVRTAIALGLDRQAIINAALKGTASVAATDQAAFSWGCNPALQPAARNLTAARETLTQAGWKLGTDNVFVKDGRKLAISLMTTNGNKTREIAAQAVAQQLKELGIEVSLRFIDSKQLFSTVLPGRRFDAAMYAWQLGQDPDNRGLWHSRSIPAPHNQYLGKNYSGWRNPEVDNLTDQAFQTMDVMARQQMYYRVQELMLQDWPAIPLYFRTELGVTKHSIVNYQPTVNGGALWNSWQIGFAAP